The following are encoded in a window of Variovorax paradoxus genomic DNA:
- a CDS encoding mechanosensitive ion channel family protein, which translates to MTFNFDDFLLRLKQVDAHGLGIELAVLVSCVAVAWAVCKWFGRDQPKDSIWFGERTFDGLLFPLLALVLTGIARRVALDVLPVVLVLRIAVPVFLSLAVIRLFARVLRAVFPTSSLVRLIERTISWLAWIAAVLWIVGLLPPVLAELDDITLAFGKTRVSLQTIIQGALSAGLVLMVALWIASTIEKRILREAVSDLSMRKVASNAVRAFLLLIGLLFALSAVGVDLTALSVLGGALGVGLGFGLQKLAANYVSGFVILLERSIRIGDNVKVDTFEGRITDIKTRYTLIRAGNGREAIVPNESLITSRVENLSLADRKFNIATNIVVGYESDVAQVQGILCDAAKAQPRVMTDPAPVAYLVTFAPDGLEFSLNFWVADPDKGKDNVRSAINIAILEGLRAARIDIPYPQRVLRVESLPAGVAAAPPAVL; encoded by the coding sequence ATGACTTTCAATTTCGACGACTTCCTTCTGCGCCTGAAACAGGTCGACGCGCACGGCCTGGGCATCGAACTGGCCGTGCTCGTGAGCTGCGTGGCCGTGGCATGGGCCGTGTGCAAATGGTTCGGGCGCGACCAGCCCAAAGACTCGATCTGGTTCGGTGAGCGCACCTTCGACGGCCTGCTGTTCCCGCTGCTCGCGCTGGTGCTCACCGGTATCGCGCGCCGCGTGGCGCTCGATGTGCTGCCCGTGGTGCTGGTGCTGCGCATCGCCGTGCCGGTGTTCCTGTCGCTGGCGGTCATCCGGCTGTTCGCGCGGGTGCTGCGCGCCGTGTTCCCGACCTCCAGCCTCGTGCGGCTGATCGAACGCACGATCTCGTGGCTGGCCTGGATCGCCGCCGTCCTGTGGATCGTCGGCCTGCTGCCGCCCGTGCTGGCCGAGCTCGACGACATCACGCTGGCCTTCGGCAAGACCCGCGTGAGCCTGCAGACCATCATCCAGGGCGCGCTGTCGGCCGGGTTGGTGCTGATGGTCGCGCTGTGGATCGCCAGCACCATCGAAAAACGCATCCTGCGCGAGGCCGTGAGCGACCTGTCGATGCGCAAGGTGGCGTCGAATGCGGTGCGCGCCTTTTTGCTGCTGATCGGCCTCTTGTTTGCGCTGTCGGCGGTGGGGGTCGACCTCACGGCGCTGTCGGTGCTGGGCGGTGCGCTCGGCGTGGGCCTGGGCTTCGGCCTGCAGAAGCTGGCGGCCAACTACGTGAGCGGCTTCGTGATCCTGCTGGAGCGCTCGATCCGCATCGGCGACAACGTGAAGGTTGACACCTTCGAGGGTCGCATCACCGACATCAAGACGCGCTACACGCTCATTCGCGCGGGCAACGGGCGCGAGGCCATCGTGCCGAACGAATCGCTCATCACCAGCCGGGTCGAGAACCTGTCGCTGGCCGACCGCAAGTTCAACATCGCGACCAACATCGTCGTCGGCTACGAGAGCGACGTGGCGCAGGTGCAGGGCATTTTGTGCGACGCCGCCAAGGCCCAGCCGCGCGTCATGACCGACCCGGCGCCCGTGGCCTACCTCGTCACCTTCGCGCCCGACGGCCTGGAGTTCAGCCTGAACTTCTGGGTCGCCGACCCTGACAAGGGCAAGGACAACGTGCGCTCGGCCATCAACATCGCCATCCTCGAAGGACTGCGGGCCGCCCGCATTGACATTCCCTATCCGCAGCGGGTGCTGCGAGTGGAATCTTTGCCGGCGGGTGTGGCCGCAGCGCCTCCCGCTGTTTTATAA
- the cydD gene encoding thiol reductant ABC exporter subunit CydD — MTEKTPPRSPLKAFTSPDIGSVVQGAAALAWLPQAALLAMAVQGLASGDGMAAVLGPALGILLLGLLRAGCEAWGVRRTFGRARAQLTTLRAQTAAALAAGSPLDRERAPSGLAASVLAEQAEALVPYLMRYQPARWRATVVPLFLLAAVAWFSWAAALVLLMAAPLIPIFMAIVGWRAKAASEAQMVEMGGMNAFLLDRLRGLATLRALDAVDATADRLGASAQSLRQRTMAVLRIAFLSSAVLELFSALGVALVAVYVGFHLLGSLGFGAWGQQLSLGEGLFVLLLAPAFFEPLRELSAVWHDRAAGEAALQALDDLQRGALPLPGAGVAVTRAATGAAGAGAAPAVTVHALHFSWPGESTALFDGYELRIGAGEHIALTGPSGSGKTALLSLLAGLMPVTHGEIAIGGVPLTEHTAAALRQRTAWMGQKPHVFAGSVEANVALGRADIGAPEVAEAMRFAALDDVAQAHPGTALGEGGSGLSGGEAVRLALARVAVHPHADLILADEPTAHLDTATAARVADALVTLARGRTLIVSTHDPVLAARMDRTVSLGPQPRVEKAA; from the coding sequence ATGACGGAAAAAACGCCGCCACGGTCGCCGCTGAAGGCTTTCACGTCGCCCGACATCGGCAGCGTGGTGCAAGGCGCCGCCGCGCTCGCGTGGTTGCCGCAGGCGGCGTTGCTGGCGATGGCGGTCCAGGGGCTGGCAAGCGGCGACGGCATGGCGGCCGTGCTGGGGCCAGCGCTGGGCATCCTCTTGCTCGGTCTGCTGCGCGCGGGCTGCGAAGCTTGGGGCGTGCGCCGCACCTTCGGCCGCGCGCGGGCGCAACTGACCACTTTGCGCGCGCAGACCGCAGCCGCGCTGGCGGCCGGCTCGCCGCTCGACCGTGAACGCGCGCCCTCCGGCCTTGCGGCCAGCGTGCTCGCCGAACAGGCCGAGGCGCTGGTGCCGTACCTCATGCGCTACCAGCCCGCGCGCTGGCGTGCGACGGTGGTGCCGCTGTTCCTTCTCGCTGCCGTCGCCTGGTTCTCGTGGGCCGCGGCGCTGGTGCTGCTGATGGCGGCGCCGCTGATCCCGATCTTCATGGCCATCGTCGGCTGGCGCGCCAAGGCGGCCAGCGAGGCGCAGATGGTCGAGATGGGCGGCATGAACGCCTTCCTGCTCGACCGCCTGCGCGGCCTCGCCACGCTGCGCGCGCTCGACGCCGTCGATGCCACGGCCGACCGGCTCGGTGCCTCCGCGCAGTCGCTGCGCCAACGCACGATGGCGGTGTTGCGCATCGCGTTCCTGTCGTCGGCGGTGCTGGAGCTGTTCTCCGCGCTGGGGGTGGCGCTGGTCGCGGTCTACGTTGGCTTCCATCTGCTGGGTTCGCTCGGCTTCGGCGCGTGGGGCCAGCAGCTCAGTTTGGGCGAAGGCCTGTTCGTGCTGTTGCTGGCGCCGGCGTTCTTCGAGCCGCTGCGCGAGCTGTCGGCGGTGTGGCACGACCGCGCGGCGGGCGAGGCGGCGCTGCAGGCGCTCGACGACCTGCAACGCGGCGCACTGCCGTTGCCCGGCGCAGGCGTCGCGGTCACGCGCGCGGCCACCGGTGCCGCCGGCGCGGGCGCCGCACCGGCCGTGACGGTCCACGCGCTGCATTTCTCCTGGCCCGGCGAGTCGACGGCGCTCTTCGACGGCTACGAGCTGCGCATCGGCGCCGGCGAGCACATCGCGCTGACCGGCCCCAGCGGATCGGGCAAGACCGCGCTGCTCTCGCTGCTCGCGGGGCTGATGCCGGTCACGCATGGCGAGATCGCCATCGGCGGCGTGCCGCTCACGGAACACACGGCCGCAGCACTGCGCCAGCGCACGGCGTGGATGGGGCAGAAGCCGCACGTCTTCGCCGGCTCGGTCGAAGCCAATGTGGCGCTGGGCCGTGCCGACATCGGCGCGCCCGAGGTCGCCGAGGCGATGCGTTTCGCGGCGCTCGACGACGTGGCGCAGGCCCATCCCGGCACCGCGCTGGGCGAGGGCGGCAGCGGCCTGTCGGGCGGCGAGGCCGTGCGGCTGGCGCTGGCGCGCGTCGCGGTGCATCCGCATGCCGACCTGATCCTGGCCGACGAGCCCACGGCCCACCTCGACACCGCCACCGCCGCGCGCGTGGCCGATGCGCTGGTGACGCTCGCCCGCGGCCGCACGCTGATCGTCTCGACCCACGACCCGGTGCTGGCCGCGCGCATGGACCGCACCGTGAGCCTCGGCCCGCAGCCGCGGGTGGAGAAGGCCGCATGA
- a CDS encoding AAA family ATPase produces the protein MDVAAKLASLLSQLNTVIVGKDAQVRDCVACLLAGGHLLIEDVPGVGKTTLAHALSHTFGLQFSRVQFTADLMPGDLSGVAIYDRGQQAFVFHPGPIFAQVLLADEINRASPKTQSALLEAMEEKQVTVEGETRPLPSPFFVIATQNPQDQLGTFALPESQLDRFLMRISLGYPDRAAERQLLAGADRREMLAGLPALLTAGELTALQQRVQQVHAAEPLLNYLQDLIAATRSGRWFLQGLSPRAGIAVLRAAKAQALLANRNYVAPDDIQAVLPQTIAHRLTPVGDAGRGAVEQVRAMIAAVPLP, from the coding sequence ATGGACGTAGCCGCGAAGCTAGCCTCTTTGCTGAGTCAGCTTAACACGGTGATTGTTGGCAAAGATGCCCAAGTGCGCGACTGCGTGGCCTGTTTGCTGGCCGGCGGACACCTGCTGATCGAGGACGTGCCGGGGGTCGGCAAGACCACCCTGGCGCATGCGCTCTCGCACACTTTCGGCCTTCAGTTCTCGCGCGTGCAGTTCACGGCCGACCTGATGCCGGGCGACCTGTCGGGCGTGGCGATCTACGACCGGGGCCAGCAGGCCTTCGTGTTCCACCCCGGGCCGATCTTTGCGCAGGTGCTTCTGGCCGACGAAATCAACCGCGCCAGCCCCAAGACCCAGAGCGCGCTGCTCGAGGCGATGGAAGAAAAGCAGGTCACGGTCGAGGGCGAGACCCGCCCCCTGCCCTCGCCCTTCTTTGTGATCGCCACGCAGAACCCGCAGGACCAGCTCGGCACCTTCGCGCTGCCCGAGTCGCAGCTCGACCGCTTCCTGATGCGCATCTCGCTGGGCTACCCCGACCGCGCCGCCGAGCGCCAGCTGCTTGCGGGCGCCGACCGCCGCGAGATGCTCGCCGGCCTGCCCGCCCTGTTGACCGCGGGCGAACTCACCGCCCTGCAGCAGCGCGTGCAGCAGGTGCATGCGGCCGAGCCGCTGCTGAACTACCTGCAGGACCTGATCGCCGCGACCCGCTCGGGCCGCTGGTTTTTGCAGGGCCTGTCGCCGCGCGCGGGCATCGCCGTGCTGCGCGCCGCCAAGGCGCAGGCGCTGCTGGCCAACCGCAACTACGTGGCGCCCGACGACATCCAGGCCGTGCTGCCGCAGACGATCGCGCACCGCCTCACGCCCGTGGGCGACGCGGGCCGCGGTGCGGTCGAACAGGTGCGCGCGATGATTGCCGCGGTGCCCTTGCCGTGA
- a CDS encoding acyltransferase family protein: protein MPLLDVVKGLACALIVGHHLARYGPMPAGAQVLAPNFFGWLADDGRLAVQVFLVIAGFLAAASLAPDGMLRADRPLSRLFQRYGRLVMPYLAALTVCVLVAEVARPWLGEEVVPAEPGLGQMLAHGLLLQDLLNYESLSTGVWYVAIDFQLFALALALVGLPAVLRQPTSVARWAPVALVFLVAVASLALFNRHARLDETAFYFFGAYGLGMLAFWVGRATRASTWHGAVALLALVGVGALMIDWRSRIAIALVTALLIAVAQRRQWLSPAHWPAAAVPLQQLGRISYSLFLIHFPVLLAVNALVAALGPHGPWVDLLGMVATFGLSVGAAVLLYREVEARPASLRSVCTLFAALLVSGLIVSY from the coding sequence ATGCCGCTGCTCGACGTGGTCAAGGGCCTGGCCTGTGCGCTGATCGTCGGGCACCACCTCGCGCGCTATGGCCCGATGCCGGCCGGCGCGCAGGTGCTCGCGCCCAATTTCTTCGGCTGGCTGGCGGACGATGGCCGGCTCGCGGTGCAGGTGTTCCTCGTGATCGCCGGCTTTCTCGCCGCGGCGAGCCTCGCGCCCGACGGCATGCTTCGGGCGGACCGGCCACTGTCCAGGCTCTTCCAGCGCTATGGCCGGCTGGTCATGCCGTACCTCGCGGCGCTCACGGTGTGCGTGCTGGTGGCCGAGGTGGCACGGCCATGGCTCGGTGAAGAGGTGGTGCCGGCCGAGCCGGGCCTCGGCCAGATGCTGGCCCACGGCCTGCTGCTGCAGGACCTGCTGAATTACGAGTCGCTGTCGACCGGTGTCTGGTACGTGGCCATCGACTTCCAGCTGTTCGCGCTGGCGCTCGCGCTGGTCGGGTTGCCCGCCGTGCTGCGCCAGCCCACCTCGGTCGCGCGTTGGGCGCCCGTGGCGCTGGTGTTCCTCGTGGCGGTGGCTTCGCTCGCGCTGTTCAACCGGCACGCGCGGCTGGACGAGACGGCGTTCTATTTCTTCGGCGCCTACGGGCTCGGCATGCTGGCCTTCTGGGTCGGCCGTGCCACGCGCGCCAGCACCTGGCACGGCGCCGTCGCGCTGCTGGCGCTGGTCGGCGTGGGCGCGCTCATGATCGATTGGCGCAGCCGCATCGCCATCGCGCTGGTCACCGCGCTGCTCATCGCCGTGGCGCAACGCCGGCAATGGCTGTCGCCCGCGCACTGGCCCGCAGCTGCCGTGCCGCTGCAGCAGCTGGGCCGCATTTCTTATTCGCTGTTCCTGATCCATTTCCCCGTGCTGCTCGCCGTGAATGCGCTGGTGGCGGCGCTGGGGCCGCACGGGCCGTGGGTCGATCTGCTCGGCATGGTCGCGACCTTCGGCCTGTCGGTGGGCGCCGCGGTGCTGCTGTACCGGGAGGTCGAAGCCCGGCCGGCCTCGCTGCGCAGCGTATGCACACTTTTTGCCGCATTGCTCGTCAGCGGCCTCATCGTGTCGTACTGA
- a CDS encoding histone deacetylase family protein — MGKTGYFTHRDFWKHDMGNGHPECPERLDAIEDRLLLTGVGDALARGEVPLATLEQITRAHSHAHVEHLEELQQRLVADAPAGGPDHAQVDPDTVLTRFTLLAARRAAGAAVAATDAVMAGEVENAFCPVRPPGHHACREQAMGFCFFNNVAIAARHALEVHGLDRVAIVDFDVHHGNGTENILSNDPRVLMVGFFQHPFYPYSGTEHPASNMLNLPIPAYTKGMDVRELVEAIWMPRLDAFKPQMVFISAGFDAHREDELGQLGLNENDFAWITGRVRDVAKRHARGRIVSLLEGGYHLDALARSVEAHIRVLADL; from the coding sequence ATGGGCAAGACAGGCTACTTCACGCATCGCGACTTCTGGAAGCACGACATGGGCAACGGGCATCCCGAATGCCCTGAGCGGCTGGATGCCATCGAAGACCGGTTGCTTTTGACCGGCGTCGGCGACGCACTGGCGCGGGGCGAAGTGCCCCTGGCCACGCTGGAACAGATCACCCGGGCCCACAGCCACGCGCACGTTGAACACCTCGAGGAGCTGCAGCAGCGCCTCGTGGCCGACGCCCCCGCTGGTGGCCCCGACCATGCACAGGTCGACCCCGACACCGTGCTGACCCGATTCACCCTGCTGGCCGCGCGCCGCGCCGCCGGTGCCGCCGTCGCGGCGACCGATGCCGTGATGGCTGGCGAGGTCGAGAACGCTTTCTGCCCCGTGCGACCGCCGGGTCACCATGCCTGCCGCGAGCAGGCCATGGGCTTCTGCTTCTTCAACAACGTGGCCATTGCCGCGCGGCACGCACTTGAGGTGCACGGCCTGGACCGCGTGGCCATCGTCGATTTCGACGTGCACCACGGCAACGGCACCGAGAACATCCTGTCGAACGACCCGCGCGTGCTGATGGTCGGGTTCTTCCAGCATCCGTTCTATCCGTACAGCGGCACCGAGCACCCGGCCTCGAACATGCTCAACCTGCCGATCCCGGCCTACACCAAGGGCATGGACGTGCGCGAGCTGGTCGAGGCGATCTGGATGCCGCGGCTCGACGCCTTCAAGCCGCAGATGGTCTTCATCAGCGCCGGTTTCGACGCCCACCGCGAAGACGAACTCGGTCAGCTCGGCCTCAACGAAAACGACTTCGCCTGGATCACCGGCCGCGTGCGCGATGTCGCCAAGCGCCATGCGCGCGGGCGCATCGTCTCGCTGCTCGAAGGCGGCTACCACCTCGACGCCCTGGCGCGCAGCGTGGAAGCGCACATCCGCGTGCTGGCAGACCTCTAA
- a CDS encoding NAD(P)H-dependent flavin oxidoreductase: MSKLPSVLANLPLPIIGSPLFIISNPKLVIAQCKAGVVGSMPALNARPAAQLEEWLIEITEELAAYNKANPDKPAAPFAINQIVHKSNDRLEHDMEMVVKYKVPIVITSLGARTDVNDAVHSYGGVTLHDIINNKFAQKAIEKGADGIIAVAAGAGGHAGVKSPFALVQEIRQWFDGPIALSGSIASGGAVLAAQAMGADFAYIGTAFIATEEARASDEYKQAIVDGNSDDIVYSSLFTGVHGNYLAPSIVKAGMDPANLPEGDVTTMNFGGGEGSKAKAWKDIWGSGQGIGAITEVASAGAFIEKLKREYQEARQRLAL; encoded by the coding sequence ATGTCCAAGCTGCCTTCTGTCCTGGCGAACCTGCCGCTGCCGATCATCGGCTCGCCGCTGTTCATCATCAGCAACCCCAAGCTCGTGATCGCGCAATGCAAGGCCGGCGTGGTCGGCTCGATGCCGGCGCTCAACGCCCGCCCGGCCGCGCAACTCGAAGAGTGGCTGATCGAGATCACCGAAGAGCTCGCGGCCTACAACAAGGCCAACCCCGACAAGCCGGCCGCGCCCTTCGCCATCAACCAGATCGTGCACAAGAGCAACGACCGCCTGGAGCACGACATGGAGATGGTCGTGAAGTACAAGGTGCCGATCGTCATCACCTCGCTGGGCGCGCGCACCGACGTGAACGACGCGGTGCACAGCTACGGCGGCGTGACGCTGCACGACATCATCAACAACAAGTTCGCGCAGAAGGCGATCGAGAAGGGCGCCGACGGCATCATCGCCGTGGCGGCCGGTGCCGGCGGCCATGCGGGCGTGAAGAGCCCGTTCGCGCTGGTGCAGGAAATCCGCCAGTGGTTCGACGGCCCGATCGCGCTGTCGGGCTCCATCGCCTCCGGCGGCGCGGTGCTCGCGGCGCAGGCCATGGGCGCCGACTTCGCCTACATCGGCACCGCCTTCATCGCGACCGAAGAAGCGCGCGCGAGCGACGAGTACAAGCAGGCCATCGTGGACGGCAACTCGGACGACATCGTCTATTCGAGCCTGTTCACCGGCGTGCACGGCAACTACCTCGCGCCCAGCATCGTCAAGGCCGGCATGGACCCGGCCAACCTGCCCGAAGGCGACGTGACGACCATGAACTTCGGCGGCGGCGAGGGCAGCAAGGCCAAGGCCTGGAAAGACATCTGGGGCTCGGGCCAGGGCATTGGCGCGATCACCGAAGTGGCGAGCGCAGGCGCCTTCATCGAGAAGCTCAAGCGCGAGTACCAGGAAGCACGACAGCGATTGGCGCTTTGA
- a CDS encoding electron transfer flavoprotein subunit alpha/FixB family protein → MTALVIAEHDHASIKPATLNTVTAALACGGDVHILVAGANAAEAAKAAAQIAGVSKVIAADSPSLAENLAENVAAQVLAIAANYSHILFPSTANGKNVAPRVAAKLDVAQISDITKVDSPDTFERPIYAGNAIATVQSTDATKVITVRTTGFDAAAATGGSAAIETAEGVADSGKSSFVGREVTKSERPELTAAKIIVSGGRALGSAEKFTEVMAPLADKLNAGLGASRAAVDAGYAPNDWQVGQTGKIVAPQLYIAAGISGAIQHLAGMKDSKVIVAINKDEEAPIFSVADYGLVADLFTAVPELVKAL, encoded by the coding sequence ATGACCGCACTCGTCATTGCCGAACACGACCACGCCAGCATCAAGCCGGCCACCCTCAACACCGTGACTGCAGCCCTGGCTTGCGGTGGCGACGTCCACATCCTCGTGGCCGGTGCCAACGCCGCCGAAGCCGCCAAGGCCGCCGCGCAGATCGCCGGCGTGTCCAAGGTCATCGCTGCCGACAGCCCGAGCCTCGCTGAAAACCTCGCCGAGAACGTCGCTGCTCAAGTGCTCGCAATCGCAGCGAACTACAGCCACATCCTGTTCCCCTCGACCGCCAACGGCAAGAACGTCGCTCCGCGCGTGGCCGCCAAGCTCGATGTGGCGCAGATCAGCGACATCACCAAGGTCGACAGCCCCGACACCTTCGAGCGCCCGATCTACGCCGGCAACGCGATCGCCACCGTGCAGAGCACCGACGCCACCAAGGTGATCACGGTTCGTACGACCGGCTTCGACGCCGCAGCCGCCACCGGTGGCAGCGCAGCGATCGAAACGGCTGAAGGCGTTGCAGACAGCGGCAAGAGCAGCTTCGTGGGCCGTGAAGTCACGAAGAGCGAGCGCCCCGAACTGACCGCCGCCAAGATCATCGTCTCCGGTGGCCGCGCGCTGGGCAGCGCCGAGAAGTTCACCGAAGTGATGGCCCCGCTGGCCGACAAGCTCAACGCCGGCCTCGGCGCCAGCCGCGCCGCAGTGGACGCAGGCTACGCCCCGAACGACTGGCAAGTGGGCCAGACCGGCAAGATCGTTGCGCCGCAGCTGTACATCGCCGCAGGCATCTCGGGCGCCATCCAGCACTTGGCCGGCATGAAGGACTCGAAGGTCATCGTCGCGATCAACAAGGACGAAGAGGCGCCGATCTTCTCGGTGGCCGACTACGGCCTCGTGGCCGACCTGTTCACGGCCGTGCCGGAACTCGTGAAGGCGCTCTGA
- a CDS encoding electron transfer flavoprotein subunit beta/FixA family protein, which produces MKVLVPVKRVVDYNVKVRVKSDGTGVDIANVKMSMNPFDEIAVEEAVRLKEKGLVTEVIAVSCGDAKCQETLRTAMAIGADRGILVETTEELQPLAVAKLLKALVDKEQPQLIILGKQAIDDDANQTGQMLAALADLPQATFASKVELAADKVTVAREVDGGMETLTLTLPAVITTDLRLNEPRYVTLPNIMKAKKKQLDVFKPEDLGVDVKPRLKTLKVSEPPKRGAGIKVPDVATLVDKLKNEAKVI; this is translated from the coding sequence ATGAAGGTTCTTGTGCCTGTCAAACGGGTCGTCGATTACAACGTGAAGGTGCGCGTCAAGAGCGACGGCACCGGGGTGGACATTGCCAACGTCAAGATGAGCATGAACCCCTTCGACGAGATCGCTGTCGAAGAAGCGGTGCGGCTGAAGGAAAAGGGCCTCGTGACCGAAGTCATCGCCGTCTCGTGCGGTGACGCCAAGTGCCAGGAAACCCTGCGCACCGCGATGGCCATCGGTGCTGATCGCGGCATCCTGGTCGAGACCACCGAAGAGCTGCAGCCGTTGGCGGTTGCCAAGCTGCTGAAAGCGCTGGTCGACAAGGAACAACCCCAGCTGATCATCCTCGGCAAGCAAGCGATCGACGACGACGCCAACCAGACCGGCCAGATGCTGGCTGCGCTGGCCGACCTGCCCCAAGCCACCTTCGCCTCGAAGGTCGAGCTCGCAGCCGACAAGGTCACCGTCGCTCGCGAAGTCGACGGCGGCATGGAAACGCTGACGCTCACGCTGCCCGCGGTCATCACGACCGACTTGCGCCTGAACGAGCCGCGCTATGTCACGCTGCCCAACATCATGAAGGCCAAGAAGAAACAGCTCGACGTCTTCAAGCCTGAAGACCTGGGCGTGGACGTCAAGCCCCGCCTGAAGACACTGAAGGTCAGCGAGCCGCCGAAGCGCGGTGCAGGCATCAAGGTGCCTGACGTTGCCACCCTGGTGGACAAGCTCAAGAACGAAGCCAAAGTGATCTGA
- a CDS encoding acyl-CoA dehydrogenase, producing the protein MSYTAPLKDMLFDIEHLANIGEIAKLPGFEDAGLETAQAVLEECARFNQDVVAPLNVEGDRNPSSFKDGEVTTSKGFKDAFAQYVSGGWQGLQHPADFGGQGLPKTIGAACGEMLNSANMSFALCPLLSDGAIEALLTAGSDELKAIYLEKLVSGQWTGTMNLTEPQAGSDLAMVRSRAEPQPDGTYKVFGTKIFITYGEHDMAENIVHLVLARVTGAPEGVKGISLFVVPKFMVDADGSLGARNDVHCVSIEHKMGIKASPTAVLQYGDHGGAVGYLVGQENRGLEYMFIMMNSARYAVGMQGIAIAERAYQHAVAYAKDRVQSRPVDGSINASAPIIHHPDVKRMLMTMRAYTEGCRAMASVAAAAYDAAHHHPDADARKQNQAFYEFMVPLVKGYSTEMSLEVTSLGVQVHGGMGFIEETGAAQYYRDAKILTIYEGTTAIQANDLVGRKTARDGGQTAKAIAAQIEKTEAELAKSDSAAAAAVLKRLTAARLAFIDVVDFVAGQTKASPNAVFSGSVPYLMLAGNLVAGWQLARSLIVAQDQASHNVDVAFMQAKIATARFYAEHILNKVPGIRDSIVEGADSVTALALDAF; encoded by the coding sequence ATGAGCTACACCGCCCCCCTCAAGGACATGCTGTTCGACATCGAGCACCTGGCCAACATCGGCGAGATCGCCAAGCTGCCCGGCTTTGAAGACGCCGGCCTCGAAACCGCACAGGCCGTGCTCGAAGAGTGCGCGCGCTTCAACCAGGACGTGGTGGCGCCGCTGAACGTCGAAGGCGACCGCAACCCCTCGTCTTTCAAGGACGGCGAGGTCACCACCAGCAAGGGCTTCAAGGACGCCTTCGCGCAGTACGTGTCGGGCGGCTGGCAAGGCTTGCAGCATCCGGCGGACTTCGGCGGCCAGGGCCTGCCCAAGACCATCGGCGCGGCCTGCGGCGAAATGCTCAACTCGGCCAACATGAGCTTCGCGCTGTGCCCGCTGCTGAGCGACGGCGCCATCGAGGCGCTGCTCACCGCCGGCTCCGACGAGCTCAAGGCCATCTACCTCGAGAAGCTCGTGAGCGGCCAGTGGACCGGCACGATGAACCTCACCGAGCCGCAGGCCGGCAGCGACCTGGCCATGGTGCGCAGCCGCGCCGAGCCGCAGCCCGACGGCACCTACAAGGTGTTCGGCACCAAGATCTTCATCACCTACGGTGAGCACGACATGGCCGAGAACATCGTGCACCTCGTGCTGGCCCGCGTGACCGGCGCGCCTGAAGGCGTGAAGGGCATCAGCCTGTTCGTGGTGCCGAAGTTCATGGTCGACGCCGACGGTTCGCTCGGAGCACGCAACGACGTGCACTGCGTGAGCATCGAGCACAAGATGGGCATCAAGGCTTCGCCGACCGCCGTGCTGCAGTACGGCGACCACGGCGGCGCCGTCGGCTATCTCGTGGGCCAGGAGAACCGCGGCCTCGAGTACATGTTCATCATGATGAACTCGGCCCGCTACGCCGTCGGCATGCAGGGCATCGCGATTGCCGAGCGTGCCTACCAGCACGCCGTGGCCTACGCGAAAGACCGCGTGCAGAGCCGCCCCGTCGATGGCTCGATCAACGCCAGCGCGCCCATCATTCATCACCCGGACGTGAAACGCATGCTGATGACGATGCGTGCCTACACCGAAGGCTGCCGCGCGATGGCCTCGGTGGCCGCCGCTGCGTACGACGCCGCGCACCACCATCCCGATGCCGACGCGCGCAAGCAGAACCAGGCCTTCTACGAATTCATGGTGCCGCTCGTGAAGGGCTACAGCACCGAGATGAGCCTCGAAGTGACCTCGCTGGGCGTGCAGGTGCACGGCGGCATGGGATTCATCGAGGAGACGGGCGCGGCGCAGTACTACCGCGACGCGAAGATCCTGACGATCTACGAAGGCACCACCGCGATCCAGGCCAACGACCTCGTGGGCCGCAAGACCGCGCGCGACGGCGGCCAGACGGCCAAGGCGATTGCCGCGCAGATCGAGAAGACCGAAGCCGAGCTCGCCAAGAGCGACAGCGCTGCGGCCGCAGCCGTCCTCAAGCGCCTGACCGCCGCGCGCCTGGCGTTCATCGACGTGGTCGACTTCGTCGCCGGCCAGACCAAGGCTTCGCCGAATGCCGTGTTCTCGGGCAGCGTGCCGTACCTCATGCTCGCGGGCAACCTCGTGGCCGGCTGGCAGCTCGCGCGTTCGCTCATCGTGGCGCAGGACCAGGCCTCGCACAACGTCGACGTCGCCTTCATGCAGGCCAAGATCGCCACCGCGCGCTTCTACGCCGAGCACATCCTGAACAAGGTGCCGGGCATTCGCGACAGCATCGTCGAAGGCGCCGACAGCGTCACGGCGCTGGCGCTCGACGCGTTCTGA